A genomic window from Luteolibacter sp. LG18 includes:
- a CDS encoding protease modulator HflK: MDQKESKAPGAFPVVCAVVFVTCAAAGCHLARTAGLVFFRPLAMLLGWAGLVAVASLFPRLPGWLRGLLLTAGGIAVIAVPGRFYLPGQGVTADLTDDRARQIAVVLSIVTFVVHFLATYGSHRRKEVPGPVLDTLVPLARLVAAALAVTVATLVALVFFQKVWVRQVEVAFALATAALVAEAVVRAVARMYLPRRLRADHPFGHGVLLPAVFGHSGPLQSLAATMEKIFGVRIEESWLALLGKRMAAPLALLVLLGLWLSTGLTRIPVDSHGVRVDRGVFRERALAPGLAFHPPWPWSEVRLVNTGRVEELALGFERDLSRPVLWAEKHFDGEQNLLVGGGEELLTVNVPVHYRIRDAVAWLRHGTGARECLASLGYHELLAITGSHDSFQLMITDRDEVADRLKARLQQSCDRLDLGIEIVFVGLKDVHPPVEVAPAFQDVVSAEEQRLSLIDQARTASVASLADARIAAVQATVGADAAATERQQRATGEAARFLAPLETWALHPAVFTTRLRLDTLEGALAETRQLYILPAGAHRHSTFLLGNPAALPAANGLPAPVVRPPNPVIRTTVLPARN, encoded by the coding sequence ATGGACCAGAAGGAAAGCAAGGCTCCGGGGGCATTCCCCGTCGTCTGCGCGGTCGTCTTCGTGACCTGCGCGGCGGCGGGCTGCCACCTGGCGCGGACCGCCGGCCTGGTGTTCTTCCGCCCGCTCGCGATGCTGCTCGGCTGGGCGGGACTGGTCGCGGTGGCATCCCTGTTCCCGCGGCTTCCGGGGTGGCTGCGGGGCCTGCTGCTGACGGCGGGCGGGATCGCGGTGATCGCGGTGCCGGGGCGCTTCTACCTGCCCGGCCAGGGGGTCACGGCGGATCTCACGGACGACCGCGCGCGGCAGATCGCGGTGGTGCTTTCGATCGTGACCTTCGTCGTCCATTTCCTCGCCACCTACGGCAGCCATCGTAGGAAAGAGGTTCCCGGGCCGGTGCTGGACACCCTGGTGCCGCTCGCCCGGCTGGTGGCCGCGGCCCTGGCGGTGACGGTGGCCACGCTGGTGGCGCTGGTGTTTTTCCAGAAGGTGTGGGTCCGCCAGGTGGAGGTGGCGTTCGCGCTGGCCACCGCCGCGCTGGTGGCGGAGGCCGTGGTCCGCGCGGTGGCGCGGATGTACCTGCCGCGGCGGCTGCGGGCGGACCACCCCTTCGGCCACGGCGTGCTGCTGCCCGCGGTGTTCGGCCACTCCGGGCCGCTGCAATCGCTGGCCGCCACCATGGAGAAGATCTTCGGCGTGAGGATCGAGGAGTCCTGGCTCGCTTTGTTGGGGAAAAGAATGGCCGCGCCGCTCGCGCTCCTCGTGCTGCTCGGCCTCTGGCTGTCCACGGGACTCACCCGCATCCCCGTGGACAGCCATGGGGTGCGGGTGGACCGCGGCGTGTTCCGGGAGCGGGCGCTCGCTCCCGGCCTGGCGTTCCATCCGCCGTGGCCGTGGAGCGAGGTGCGGCTGGTCAACACCGGCCGGGTGGAGGAACTCGCGCTGGGCTTCGAGCGCGACCTCTCCCGCCCGGTGCTGTGGGCGGAGAAGCACTTCGATGGCGAGCAGAACCTGCTGGTCGGCGGCGGCGAGGAACTCCTCACCGTGAACGTGCCGGTCCACTACCGCATCCGCGATGCCGTGGCCTGGCTGCGCCACGGCACCGGCGCGCGCGAATGCCTCGCCTCGCTCGGCTACCACGAGCTGCTCGCCATCACCGGCAGCCACGATTCCTTCCAGCTCATGATCACGGACCGGGACGAGGTCGCGGACCGCTTGAAGGCACGGCTCCAGCAATCGTGCGACCGCCTCGACCTGGGCATCGAGATCGTCTTCGTCGGCCTGAAGGACGTGCACCCGCCGGTGGAGGTGGCCCCGGCATTCCAGGACGTGGTCAGCGCGGAAGAGCAGCGCCTTTCGCTGATCGACCAGGCCCGCACCGCCTCCGTGGCCAGTCTGGCGGACGCGCGGATCGCCGCGGTGCAGGCCACCGTGGGGGCGGACGCCGCCGCCACCGAGCGACAACAGCGCGCCACCGGAGAGGCCGCGCGGTTCCTCGCGCCGCTCGAAACCTGGGCCCTCCATCCCGCCGTGTTCACCACCCGCCTGCGGCTGGACACGCTGGAGGGCGCCCTCGCCGAAACCCGCCAGCTCTACATCCTTCCCGCCGGTGCCCACCGGCACAGCACCTTCCTGTTGGGAAACCCCGCCGCCCTGCCCGCCGCGAACGGCCTGCCCGCCCCCGTGGTCCGCCCGCCGAACCCGGTGATCCGCACCACGGTCCTACCCGCCCGGAATTGA
- a CDS encoding alpha-L-fucosidase, with product MIFGKILSDEQQKALVWDIGRGVPGTALPRAWQTDTCIGGWHYDRSLYDRNGYKSAKAVAHMLADIVSKNGNLFLNVPVRADGSIDEKEEGVLEGIAAWMGVNQEAIFGTRPRAVFGEGPASDGAPEFHRAGLPARRHRHARRMPAADREG from the coding sequence GTGATCTTCGGAAAGATCCTCAGCGATGAGCAGCAGAAAGCGTTGGTATGGGACATCGGGCGCGGCGTTCCCGGCACAGCGTTGCCGCGAGCGTGGCAGACGGACACCTGCATCGGCGGCTGGCACTACGATCGCAGTCTCTACGACCGCAATGGCTACAAGAGTGCGAAGGCGGTTGCCCACATGCTGGCGGACATTGTTAGCAAGAACGGCAATCTTTTCCTCAATGTTCCCGTGCGCGCCGATGGCTCGATCGACGAGAAGGAGGAGGGAGTGCTGGAAGGCATCGCCGCATGGATGGGGGTGAACCAGGAGGCCATTTTCGGCACTCGCCCGCGGGCGGTCTTCGGTGAAGGTCCCGCCAGTGATGGTGCGCCTGAGTTCCACCGCGCTGGCCTTCCTGCTCGGCGGCATCGACATGCGCGACGGATGCCAGCGGCCGATCGAGAGGGCTGA
- a CDS encoding protease modulator HflK encodes MNRRQRSRADGGQALFNAFASTIRVLRWLLGGLAVFYLCSGITRVAPNEDALIYRLGRLQPEVHPPGLLFALPEPIDRVVRVSSRTQHELFLRAWAPDEDRAVLSGGVVVGPSAETGNAGGPVITGNAVGAAMSADQAAAADFPKPPGPGLHPYHHGYTVTGDVNLVQARLIARYRISDPIAWVSAAPEAEMGKLVESLIFDAATRTLAGMNVDDALGNGLEQFRSQVLALAQRSFDRLRLGVTLVAFEVNTLTPPEATVAAFAEVTSARVESSTLLENARTYRARVLPLARSDAYRIRSEADAEARRLVTRAAAEAGSFTALEQRHRESPEVLETRLRAETTEAVFSQIKTSTVLPDDRGTIDLYLPANP; translated from the coding sequence ATGAACCGCCGCCAACGTTCCCGGGCCGATGGAGGGCAGGCGCTTTTCAATGCCTTCGCCTCCACCATCCGCGTGCTGCGCTGGCTGCTCGGCGGCCTCGCCGTGTTCTACCTCTGCTCCGGCATCACCCGCGTGGCGCCGAACGAGGACGCGCTGATCTACCGGCTGGGCAGGCTCCAGCCGGAGGTCCATCCGCCCGGCCTGCTGTTCGCCCTGCCCGAGCCGATCGACCGGGTGGTGCGCGTGTCTTCCCGCACCCAGCACGAGCTTTTCCTGCGCGCCTGGGCACCGGACGAGGACCGCGCCGTGCTCTCGGGCGGCGTCGTCGTCGGGCCATCGGCCGAGACCGGCAACGCGGGCGGACCGGTGATTACTGGAAACGCCGTAGGTGCCGCCATGTCCGCGGACCAGGCCGCCGCCGCGGATTTCCCGAAGCCGCCCGGCCCCGGCCTGCATCCCTACCACCACGGCTACACCGTCACCGGGGACGTGAACCTGGTGCAGGCCCGCCTGATCGCCCGCTACCGCATTTCCGATCCCATCGCCTGGGTGAGCGCCGCACCGGAAGCGGAGATGGGCAAGCTGGTCGAGTCCCTGATCTTCGATGCCGCCACCCGCACGCTGGCGGGAATGAACGTGGATGACGCGCTCGGCAACGGACTGGAGCAGTTCCGTTCCCAGGTGCTGGCGCTGGCCCAGCGCTCCTTCGACCGGCTGCGCCTCGGCGTGACGCTGGTGGCCTTCGAGGTGAACACGCTCACACCACCGGAGGCCACGGTGGCCGCCTTCGCCGAGGTGACCAGCGCCCGCGTGGAGTCCAGCACGCTGCTGGAAAACGCCCGCACCTACCGCGCCCGCGTCCTCCCGCTGGCCCGTTCGGATGCCTACCGCATCCGCAGCGAGGCGGACGCGGAAGCCCGCCGCCTGGTGACCCGCGCCGCGGCGGAAGCCGGTTCCTTCACCGCCCTGGAACAGCGCCACCGCGAGTCCCCGGAGGTGCTCGAAACCCGCCTCAGGGCCGAGACCACCGAGGCGGTGTTCTCCCAGATCAAGACCTCCACCGTGCTGCCGGACGACCGCGGCACCATCGACCTGTATCTCCCCGCGAACCCCTGA
- a CDS encoding protease modulator HflC — protein MSTFQTFVRVLIALMVISFLGFAMCSFTVSSDECAVLTRFGSPVRTVTEAGMFPKYPWPVDTVTRFDRRLRFYDTRVSEALTRDKRNVILPLFIAWRIEDPLKFIQALGTPEAAPSKLDSLATSARNALLGGYDFQQLVSSDPAQLKLAEIEERLAAAIQPQARETFGIVIERTGFLRIALPEANTTYVFDRMRAERGQYAAKYRAEGRQEAEELRARTDAERTTLLAEASRHAEETRGQAEAETARIYAEAHARDPRFYQFTRELESLRKVTKANTTLILDTDTSPFTQLRAPAVERPALITGKP, from the coding sequence ATGTCCACGTTCCAAACCTTCGTCCGCGTCCTGATCGCCCTGATGGTGATCTCGTTCCTCGGATTCGCGATGTGCAGCTTCACGGTCTCGTCCGACGAGTGCGCGGTGCTGACCCGCTTCGGCTCGCCGGTCCGCACCGTGACCGAGGCGGGCATGTTCCCGAAGTATCCCTGGCCGGTCGATACCGTCACGCGCTTCGACCGCCGGCTGCGCTTCTATGACACCCGTGTTTCCGAAGCCCTCACCCGGGACAAGCGCAACGTGATCCTGCCGCTGTTCATCGCGTGGCGGATCGAGGACCCGCTGAAGTTCATCCAGGCGCTCGGCACGCCGGAGGCCGCTCCCTCGAAGCTCGATTCGCTGGCCACCTCCGCGCGCAACGCGCTGCTGGGCGGCTACGATTTCCAGCAGCTCGTCTCCAGTGATCCGGCGCAGCTGAAACTCGCGGAGATCGAGGAACGCCTCGCCGCCGCGATCCAACCGCAGGCACGGGAAACCTTCGGCATCGTCATCGAGCGGACCGGCTTCCTCCGCATCGCCCTGCCGGAGGCGAACACCACCTATGTCTTCGACCGCATGCGGGCCGAGCGCGGGCAATACGCCGCGAAGTACCGGGCCGAGGGCCGCCAGGAAGCCGAGGAACTGCGCGCCCGCACCGATGCCGAGCGCACCACCCTGCTGGCGGAGGCAAGCCGCCACGCCGAGGAGACCCGCGGCCAGGCGGAGGCGGAAACCGCGCGCATCTATGCCGAGGCCCACGCCCGCGATCCGCGCTTCTACCAGTTCACCCGCGAGCTGGAATCGCTCCGCAAGGTCACGAAGGCGAACACCACGCTGATCCTCGACACGGACACCTCCCCCTTCACCCAACTGCGGGCCCCCGCGGTGGAACGCCCGGCCCTCATCACCGGAAAGCCATGA
- a CDS encoding immunoglobulin domain-containing protein, whose product MNPSTQRRKAIGLALVASAPLMPAFGLTVTPSTTEGPYYTMSSANTILSSSSSNYAPHLFTTEGTDNDMIHIYSSSTQATGTVTKVSGTLVNTSGATIAGAVVELWVADNNGIYWYVSSSSGTNNFANRDKNFQGYGKCTTDSSGAWSFLTIKPGLYTGRIRHYHLKVRIGGTEYLTTQLMPADEAAATPSDNVVSGLGSNLSRCTYTPTTGTITWGSSTYSGQIVSDRQLVVSYTVTAPGITTSPSSLTVTAGQSATFTVVASGTAPLTYQWYKGTTAISSATSASYTISSTTTSDAGSYSCKVTNGAGTATSNAATLTVNTPVTAPDITTDPASKTVDVGAAVAFQVVATGTSLNYQWYKGGSSISGANAATYSIASAKLSDAGSFYVIVSNTAGTDTSGTATLTVNEPFKTFLAYYGISSSTAAADPDNDGIPNLLEFLLGGNPSVPGTGIQPTSQFTTVNGSSALVYSFYVVKDTGTATWAVEYNTALSSDAASWTTAVAGTNGVTITTQDTETAGLSYVTVRIPTTQTKLFARLRVTPPTN is encoded by the coding sequence ATGAATCCATCCACCCAACGCAGGAAAGCCATCGGACTGGCGCTGGTCGCCTCCGCCCCGCTGATGCCGGCCTTCGGGCTCACCGTGACCCCCAGCACCACCGAGGGGCCGTACTACACGATGAGCTCGGCCAACACCATCCTGAGCTCCAGCAGCTCGAACTACGCCCCGCACCTCTTCACCACGGAAGGGACGGACAATGACATGATCCACATCTACTCCTCCAGCACCCAGGCCACCGGCACGGTGACGAAGGTTTCGGGGACGCTGGTGAACACCTCCGGCGCGACGATCGCCGGAGCGGTGGTCGAGCTGTGGGTGGCGGACAACAACGGCATCTACTGGTACGTGTCATCGTCCAGCGGCACCAACAACTTCGCGAACCGGGACAAGAACTTCCAGGGGTATGGCAAGTGCACGACGGACTCCTCCGGGGCCTGGTCGTTCCTCACCATCAAGCCGGGCCTCTACACCGGCCGCATCCGCCACTACCACCTGAAGGTGCGGATCGGCGGCACCGAGTACCTGACCACCCAGCTCATGCCCGCGGACGAGGCCGCGGCCACGCCCTCGGACAACGTGGTCTCCGGCCTCGGCTCGAATCTCTCCCGCTGCACCTACACGCCGACGACCGGCACCATCACCTGGGGCAGCAGCACCTACAGCGGCCAGATCGTCTCGGACCGCCAGCTGGTGGTCAGCTACACGGTCACCGCGCCGGGCATCACCACCAGCCCGTCCAGCCTCACGGTGACCGCGGGCCAGAGCGCGACCTTCACCGTCGTCGCCAGCGGCACCGCCCCGCTCACCTACCAGTGGTACAAGGGCACCACCGCGATCAGCAGCGCCACCAGCGCCAGCTACACGATCTCCTCCACCACCACCTCGGACGCGGGCAGCTATTCCTGCAAGGTGACGAACGGCGCGGGCACGGCCACCAGCAATGCCGCCACGCTCACGGTGAACACGCCGGTGACGGCCCCGGACATCACCACCGATCCGGCCTCGAAGACGGTGGACGTGGGAGCCGCGGTGGCCTTCCAGGTGGTGGCCACCGGCACCTCGCTGAACTACCAGTGGTACAAGGGCGGCAGCTCGATCTCCGGCGCGAACGCCGCCACCTACTCGATCGCCTCCGCGAAGCTGAGCGATGCCGGCAGCTTCTACGTCATCGTCTCGAACACCGCCGGGACCGACACCAGCGGCACCGCCACGCTCACCGTCAACGAGCCGTTCAAGACCTTCCTCGCCTACTACGGGATCTCCTCGTCCACGGCCGCCGCCGATCCGGACAACGACGGCATCCCGAACCTGCTCGAGTTCCTGCTGGGCGGGAATCCCTCGGTGCCCGGCACCGGCATCCAGCCCACCTCGCAGTTCACCACCGTGAACGGCTCCTCGGCGCTGGTGTATTCGTTCTACGTCGTGAAGGACACCGGGACCGCCACCTGGGCCGTCGAGTACAACACCGCTCTGTCCAGCGACGCCGCCTCGTGGACCACCGCGGTGGCGGGCACGAACGGGGTCACGATCACCACCCAGGACACCGAGACGGCGGGCCTCAGCTACGTCACCGTGAGGATCCCCACCACCCAGACGAAGCTCTTCGCCCGCCTGCGGGTGACGCCTCCCACCAATTGA